The DNA sequence CCTGCAGATGACCACGCTCGGGCTCGGCGACATCGAGGCGTTCCCGTTCATCGACGCCCCGGACAAGCGGCAGATCCGCGACGGCATCAACCTGCTCGTCGAGCTCGGCGCGTTCGACGCCCAGCGCCGCATCACCCCGCTCGGCCGCAAGATCGCCCAGTTCCCGATCGACCCGCGGCTCGCCCGCATGATCCTCGAGGCGGAGAAGAACGGCTGCGTGCACGAGGTGATGGTGATCGCCGCCGCGCTGTCCATCCAGGACCCGCGCGAGCGCCCCCTCGACAAGCAGCAGGCCGCCGACGAGAAGCACAACCGGTTCCGCGACCCCGAATCCGACTTCCTCACCTTCCTGCGGCTGTGGGAGTACCTGCAGGAGCGGCAGCGGGAGCTGTCCTCCGGCCAGTTCCGCCGCATGTGCAAGGCCGAGTTCCTCAACTACCTGCGGGTACGCGAGTGGCAGGACATCTACTCCCAGCTCCGCCAGGTGGCCCGGTCGCTCGGCATCTCCATGCGGGACGACCGCCCGGCCGACCCGTACCGCATCCACGTGTCGCTGCTCGCCGGCCTGCTGTCGCACATCGGCATGCTCGACCTCGACCGCAAGGAGGAGGGGCCGGGCGGGCGGCGCCCGATGCGCGAGTACCTCGGCGCGCGCAACGCCCGGTTCGCGATCTTCCCCGGGTCGGCGCTCGCCAAGCGGCCGCCGCGCTGGGTGATGTCGGCCGAGCTGGTGGAGACCTCCCGGCTGTGGGCGCGGATCAACGCCAAGATCGAGCCCGAGTGGATCGAGCCGCTCGCCCAGCACCTGGTCAAGCGCACCTACAGCGAGCCGCACTGGGAGAAGGACCAGGCGGCGGTGATGGCCTACGAGAAGGTCACCCTGTACGGCGTGCCGATCGTGGCCCAGCGGAAGGTCAACTACGGCCGCATCGACCCCGAGCTGTGCCGCGAGCTGTTCATCCGGCACGCGCTCGTGCAGGGCGAGTGGGACGCCCACCACAAGTTCCTGCGCGACAACCGCAGGCTGCTGGAGGACGTCGAGGAGCTGGAGAACCGGGCCCGCCGCCGCGACATCCTCGTCGACGACGAGACCCTGTTCGACTTCTACGACCGGCGCATCCCCGCCGAAGTCGTCTCCGGCCGCCACTTCGACGCCTGGTGGAAGAAGGCCCGGCACGAGAACCCGGACCTGCTCACCTTCACCCCGGAGATGCTCGTCAACGAGGGCGCCGACGTCAGCGCCCGCGACTATCCGGACACCTGGCGGCAGAACGGCCACCGGCTGAAGCTGAGCTACCAGTTCGAGCCCGGCTCCGACGCCGACGGCGTCACCGTGCACGTGCCGCTCCACCTGCTCAACCAGGTCGATCCGGACGGCTTCGACTGGCAGATCCCCGGGCTGCGCGAGGAGCTGGTCACCGCGCTCATCCGCTCGCTGCCCAAGCAGCTGCGCCGCAACTTCGTGCCCGCCCCCGACTACGCCCGGGCGGTGCTCGAGTCCGCGGCGAAGCAGGGCGTCAAGCCCGGCAGCGCGCCCCTGCTCGACGTGCTCGAACGCGAGCTGCTCCGGCTCACCGGGATCGCCGTGCCGCGCGACGCGTGGAACCTGGAGGCGGTACCGGCCCACCTGCGCATGACCTACCGCGTGGTGGACGAGCGCAAGCGGGTGATCGCCGAGGACAAGGACCTCGACGCGCTCAAGCGCCGCCTCGCCCCCACGCTGCGCGAGCGCCTCGCCAAGGCCGGTCAGGACCTGGAGCGCACCGGGCTGCGCCGCTGGGACTTCGGCGAGCTGCCCAAGGTGTTCCAGCAGGGCCGGGTGAAGGCCTACCCGGCGCTCGTCGACGAGGGCGACAGCGTCGCCATCCGCATGTTCGAGACCGAGCAGGAGCAGCGCCGCGCCATGTGGGCGGGCACCCGCCGCCTGCTGCTGCTCGCCATCCCGTCCCCGGCCAAGCGCATCCTCGGCACGCTGAGCAACCAGCAGAAGCTCGCGCTCAGCCGCAGCCCGCACGGCGGGGCGGTGGCGTTCTTCGACGACTGCGCGGCGTGCGCGGTGGACAAGCTCATGGCCGAGGCGGGCGGGGTGGTCTGGACGCCCGGCGACTTCACCCGGCTGTACGACCACGTGCGCGCCGAGCTGTACGACACGATGGCCGAGGTCGTGGCGCGGACCGAGCGCGTGCTGGTCGCCTGGCATTCGGCGGTGACCCGGCTGCGCTCGATGACCGCCACCACCCCGGCGCCGCGGCTCGCCCCCGCGCTCGAGGACGTCACCGAGCAGCTCGAGCACCTGGTCTACCCCGGGTTCGTGGCCGGCACCGGGTTCGACCGGCTGCCGGACCTGCTCCGCTACATCCGGGCGATCGACCGCAGGCTGGAGCGGCTGCCCGACGACCCGCACCGGGACGCCCGGTGCATGGACGTGGTCCACGACCTCGAGGACGAGTACCACGACCTGCTCGACCGGCTGCACCCGGACCGGCGCGAGGACGAGGACGTGGTCCGCATCCGCTGGATGCTCGAGGAGCTGCGGGTCAGCCTCTTCGCCCAGACCGTGGGCACGCCGTACCCGATCTCGGAGAAGCGCATCCGCAAGGCGATGGAGCAGCTCGCCGCCTGACGCCGCGCCCGGCCGGGTGCCCGCGCCGCCGCGTCGGGCGTGCGGGCCGTACCGGCCGGGCCCGGCTCAGTGGTGCTTCCTGAGCGCCTCGGCCAGCTCGTCCTTGGTCATCCCGGAGCGGCCGGGGATGTGGGCCTGCTTGGCCTGCTCGTAGAGCTCCTCCTTCGACCGGCCCTCGGTGGGCTTCCCGGCCGGTGCCGCCTTCCCGGAGGCGCGGGCCCCCTTCGCCCCGCCGGTCCTCCTCGCCCCGGCCTTCTCCGGCGCCGTGGCGGTCTGTTTGATGCTCTCCGGCGTGATCGCGCTGGGGTTGCGCAGCACCTCGGCCTTGCCCTCGCTGAACGCGCGGCCCAGCTCCTGCAGCAGCCTCTTCGGCGCGGCCTTCGCCAGCACCGGGAGCACCTGCGACTCCTCCTCCTGCACGTGTTCGTGCACGGCCGCGATGAACTCGTCGAGCACGCGCTCGAACTCCGGCGAGTCGCAGTCCATGTCCTGCAACGCGAACAGCATCTCCTCGGCCTTGTGGTGCTCGGACGTGCCGTGCTCCACCTCCGGCCGCTCCTCCGGCACCAGCTTGGCGATCTCCGGGTAGACGCGCTCCTCCTCGGCCACCGAGTGCGCGAGGAACTTTGCGCACACCTCCGCGAACAGCGCGGGCCGGTTCTCCGGGTGCCGCTTCATCTCCGCGAAGAGCGCCTCGACGTCACGATGGTCGGCGGTGATCAGTTCGATGACATCAGCGGGCATGATGATCCTCCTCGCCCGGCCGCTACCCGCGCCACCTGCCGCTACACGGCGCCGGCGGCAAAGCGTCCCGCCCGCCATCCGGTACGGCGAGCCCGCCCGGGCGGGTCAGAGGGCCTGCGGCGGGGCGAGGGTGAACGTCGCCTCGACCGAGGCGTGCACCTGGATCGGGTGCGGCTCCAGGTCGAGCGGGGGCGGGGCGGACTCGGGCGCGGCCCCGGGGACGGCCGCGGTGAACGCGAACGGGACGGGCGGAGGGTGGATCGTGTCGTGGGAGAGGCCGGTGTCGGCGATCTCCACCAGGCCGGTGATCTCGGCGCCGAGCGCGCCCGCGTACGTGCGCGCCCGGGCGAGCGCGGCCTGCACGGCCTGCTCGGCCGCACGGCGGTAGGCGTCCGAGCCGGGCCGCAGCTCCCAGCTCGGGCCCTCCACGGTGACCGGCTCCTCGTCGGCGAGCCGGCTGACCAGCTCGCCGAGCACGGTGAAGTCGCGCACGGTGACGCGGAGCCGTACCGCGCCGTGGTAGGCCCGCACCCGCTCCGCGCGGCCCTCGCGCAGCTCCGGGGTGATCACCACCGCCGAGGTGCCGACGTCCTCGACCGCCTCCTCGTACCGGTCGATGAGCCTGCGGCACGACCGCTGGCGCTCGGTGAGCCGCTCCAGGGTCCGGCGCCGGTTCTTGTCCTGCGCCCGGACCACCACGGTCAGCCGGGCGATCTCCGGCTCCACCTCGAGCGTCGCCTCCCCGCGGACGCGGACCAGGGGTTCGGCTCGTTCGGCCATCTCGCTCCCATCGATCGACGGTGCCGGTGAGGAGCACTCTAGGCCGCCGCGCGCCGCCCCGCGGCGCCGTGCCGTACCGCGGGTTTATCCCCGGCACGGCGGGTAAGGGCAGCGGGCTCTCCGGCGCGTCCCCGTCGGTCGCGCCGCCGACGTCGCGTTCGCCGAGCGGCGGCCGGGCACGCCCCACCGGCCGGGGCACGCCCCGTCCCGCCGAGGAGGATGGTCATGAAGCGCCGCGTCTCCGCCGTCCCCGACCTGCACGTCCGCGAGCACCGCCTGGCGGGCGGGCGGCGCCTGTTCACGGTGACGCTCGCCGACGGCACGCTCGTCAGCGTCGCCGTGGACCCCGCCACGTCGACCCGCGAGCTCGCCATCACCCCGCCCGGAGGCGACGCGGCGACCGCCCGGGCCGCGTTCCGCGACCCCGAGGCGACCGTGGTCGCCGCGATCCTCGGCGGCATGCGGTTCGTGGTCGAGGGCTACGAGGAGTACGGCGAGCCGCCGGTCCGCGCCCTCAACCTGCGCACGGTCACCATCGGCCCCTCCTCGCCCGCCGTGGGCCGCCGCCTCCACGAGATCGAGGTACCGTCCCCGGACGACGCCGAGGTGATCGGGGTCATCCACGAGGACGAGCCCGGCCTCATCCAGCGGGACCCCGGCCGTACCTGCCGCCCCGGGGACCGGCTCGTGATCGTGGGCCGCCCGGGGGCGATGTCGCGGACCGTCGCCCACCTGCTCGGCTGACCGCCCGCGCGGCGGGGCCACCGCCCCCGGACCGTGTGCCGATAAATCGGTGATCGCGCGGAACGTGCGCGATGGCGGGCCGATCCGGCGTCACCGGCGGTATCTTTCTCCTCGCCCGGCGAGCATGGGCACACGGGGGACGGGCCCGAGTCGGAAGGTGTGCGATGCCCGGACGGTCGCGACGAACGGGGGGCCGAAGGCGCCCGGGGCGATTGACGAGATCGCTCGCCGCGCCCGCCGTCGCCGGTCTGCTCGCGGGGGTGGCGAGCGTGCTGGCGACCTCGACGGAGATCCTCGCCGACCAGCTCGAGACCCCCATGCGGATCGTCATCGTCGGGGTCTCCTCGGTGCTCGCGGGCGTGACCACGTGGGCGACCTCCCGGGAGCGGGCGGTGGAGCCGGGGCGTGACGAGACGCCGTCGCCCACCCAGCTCCCGCCGATCATCGCGCACTTCACCGGCCGCACCGAGGTGCTCGCCGATCTCCACCGGTGGTTCGCGGCGCATCGGCGCAGGGAGCCGGGCACGCCCCCGGTCCTGACCATCTACGGCCAGGGCGGGGTGGGCAAGTCGGCGCTCGCCACCCGGTTCGCGCACGAGGTGGCCGGGCACTTCCCGGACGGCCAGCTCTACTTCGACCTGAGCGGCGGCGTCGGCGAGTCGGACGGCGCCCGGATCCGGCCCGAGGAGGTGCTCGCGGGCTTCCTGCGCGCCCTCGGCGTACGCCTCACCACGGACCCGGGCGGCCTGCGCGAGCTGCAGACACTGTGGCGCACCTGGACCAGCGGCAAACGCATCCTGATCTTCCTCGACAACGCGCAGCGCACCGAGCAGGTGCTCGACCTCATCCCGCCCGAGCCGCGGTGCGCGGTGATCGTCACCTCCCGGCGGCCGC is a window from the Thermopolyspora flexuosa genome containing:
- the hrpA gene encoding ATP-dependent RNA helicase HrpA, whose product is MKTSPQRPSSRSSASRGPSQRSPFADLHARIGALMLRDQRRLRRRIDGARKVRDAAARQAIAEQIAADIEAAERRIAARRSAVPAVTYPEQLPVSQKRDEILAAIRDHQVVVIAGETGSGKTTQIPKMCLELGRGVAGLIGHTQPRRIAARSVAARIADELGTELGEAVGYKVRFTDQVSDGTLIKLMTDGILLAEMQQDRLLSQYDTLIIDEAHERSLNIDFILGYLKQLLPKRPDLKVIITSATIDPERFSRHFGDAPIIEVSGRMYPVEVRYRPVDEGDGDEDRDQIQAICDAVDELCAEGPGDILVFLSGEREIRDTAEALGRREGVEILPLYARLSAAEQQRVFQPHRGRRIVLATNVAETSLTVPGIKYVIDPGTARISRYSHRLKVQRLPIERISQASANQRKGRCGRTSDGICIRLYSEEDFLSRPEFTDPEILRTNLASVILQMTTLGLGDIEAFPFIDAPDKRQIRDGINLLVELGAFDAQRRITPLGRKIAQFPIDPRLARMILEAEKNGCVHEVMVIAAALSIQDPRERPLDKQQAADEKHNRFRDPESDFLTFLRLWEYLQERQRELSSGQFRRMCKAEFLNYLRVREWQDIYSQLRQVARSLGISMRDDRPADPYRIHVSLLAGLLSHIGMLDLDRKEEGPGGRRPMREYLGARNARFAIFPGSALAKRPPRWVMSAELVETSRLWARINAKIEPEWIEPLAQHLVKRTYSEPHWEKDQAAVMAYEKVTLYGVPIVAQRKVNYGRIDPELCRELFIRHALVQGEWDAHHKFLRDNRRLLEDVEELENRARRRDILVDDETLFDFYDRRIPAEVVSGRHFDAWWKKARHENPDLLTFTPEMLVNEGADVSARDYPDTWRQNGHRLKLSYQFEPGSDADGVTVHVPLHLLNQVDPDGFDWQIPGLREELVTALIRSLPKQLRRNFVPAPDYARAVLESAAKQGVKPGSAPLLDVLERELLRLTGIAVPRDAWNLEAVPAHLRMTYRVVDERKRVIAEDKDLDALKRRLAPTLRERLAKAGQDLERTGLRRWDFGELPKVFQQGRVKAYPALVDEGDSVAIRMFETEQEQRRAMWAGTRRLLLLAIPSPAKRILGTLSNQQKLALSRSPHGGAVAFFDDCAACAVDKLMAEAGGVVWTPGDFTRLYDHVRAELYDTMAEVVARTERVLVAWHSAVTRLRSMTATTPAPRLAPALEDVTEQLEHLVYPGFVAGTGFDRLPDLLRYIRAIDRRLERLPDDPHRDARCMDVVHDLEDEYHDLLDRLHPDRREDEDVVRIRWMLEELRVSLFAQTVGTPYPISEKRIRKAMEQLAA
- a CDS encoding hemerythrin domain-containing protein; the encoded protein is MPADVIELITADHRDVEALFAEMKRHPENRPALFAEVCAKFLAHSVAEEERVYPEIAKLVPEERPEVEHGTSEHHKAEEMLFALQDMDCDSPEFERVLDEFIAAVHEHVQEEESQVLPVLAKAAPKRLLQELGRAFSEGKAEVLRNPSAITPESIKQTATAPEKAGARRTGGAKGARASGKAAPAGKPTEGRSKEELYEQAKQAHIPGRSGMTKDELAEALRKHH
- a CDS encoding TrkA C-terminal domain-containing protein; the protein is MKRRVSAVPDLHVREHRLAGGRRLFTVTLADGTLVSVAVDPATSTRELAITPPGGDAATARAAFRDPEATVVAAILGGMRFVVEGYEEYGEPPVRALNLRTVTIGPSSPAVGRRLHEIEVPSPDDAEVIGVIHEDEPGLIQRDPGRTCRPGDRLVIVGRPGAMSRTVAHLLG
- a CDS encoding SIMPL domain-containing protein; translated protein: MAERAEPLVRVRGEATLEVEPEIARLTVVVRAQDKNRRRTLERLTERQRSCRRLIDRYEEAVEDVGTSAVVITPELREGRAERVRAYHGAVRLRVTVRDFTVLGELVSRLADEEPVTVEGPSWELRPGSDAYRRAAEQAVQAALARARTYAGALGAEITGLVEIADTGLSHDTIHPPPVPFAFTAAVPGAAPESAPPPLDLEPHPIQVHASVEATFTLAPPQAL